The Syntrophorhabdaceae bacterium sequence AAAATAGCGCCTAACAAGCCGATTTATATACTGTTTATAATCCAAGTACTTGATTGTATTAGAAAAACAGTAACAAAAAATTGTATACAGTGAAAAAAATCACAATGTATACAGGGGGATAGATGAAGGGGAAAAGGAGGGAAAGAGAGGTAAAAGGCGAAGAGACAGGCTGAGGTTGAGGTTGAGGAAAGACAGAAGAAAAGTAACCCGGTAACATCATGGACGCATAATGCGGCCATGAGAGGAACTACTTTTCTCGAGTCCGAATGAAATCTGTGAAATTGCGCAAATTAGCCGGGCCATAATCTTTTCCAGATCGAGGCGGCAAGAAGGAGCCGACGCAGGCGTACTGTTGAGTACGTCAAGGAGAGTGACGACGCGGACAACGAAGAGCTGGGAAAGAGGATGGCCCGGCTGGGCTACAGCTTTACGGAGATAATCTTGGAGATGCCTTCCTCCTCCATGGTCACCCCATATATCGTGTGGGAGGCTTCCATGGTGATCCTGTTGTGGGTGATGAAGGCTATCTGGGTTTTGGCGCTCATTTCCCTTATTATCTCCATGAGGGAAATGAGGTTGGCGTCATCCAGAGGGGCGTCGATCTCGTCCATGAGCACGAAAGGGCTCGGCTTCGTGTCGATGAGGGAGAGGAGGAAGGAGAGGGATATGAGGGCTTTCTCGCCGCCGGAGAGCTGCTCCATGCGGGCTACTTTTTTCCCCGGAGGCTGGACGTACATGTCGATGCCGCCGATGTCCGGGTTATAGTGCAGATACCCCTTGCCCCCCTTGAAAAGGGTTTCCGTGAATTTCTTAAAGGCCGTATTTACCGTTTCGAAAGTCTCGAAAAAGATCTCGCGCGTCAAATTCTCTATTTTGGTAATGGTCTTCTTAAGGGAGTCGGCGGCATTTTTGAGGTCTTCCATCTGCTGGGCCAGAAATAGGGCGCGCTCCTTCAGCTCCAGATACTCTTTTTCCGCCCGGAAATTGACCTCGCCGATGGCCTCGATCTCGCCGGCCAATTTCTCCCGCTCGTTTTCGAAATCTTCACCCGTGGGGATCGCAAGGGTCGCGGCGTCCTCGATGTGATAGATCTCTTTGAGCCTCTCTTCTATGACGAGCCGCTTTTCAGTGAGCACCAGTATCTCTTTTTCTATGCCTTCTTTCCTGGACCGTATGCGGGCAATCTCCTTGGAAAGGGCCTCCGCCTTTTCCTCCAGGGCCCGCCGCTCCATATGGATAGCGCCGGAGGCGGTCTTCAACTCCTCGTACCGCTGGACCTGCCTCTCGACCGCGCCTTTGAGCTCCATGTAACTCGCTTCCAGGGCCTCGACTTTCCCGGCCCGTTCGGCAGCACGTCCTTCGGCGGCGTGCATCTTCCCTGCGGCCCCTGCCTTTTCGGTACTGAGATTGGCGGTGAGTGCGGCCTTGCGCGCCCTGTCGTCCGCCAGGGTCTTGATAAGGTTCCTCTTTCGTTCCAGGTTGATGGTCGCCTGGTGCCAGCGGGAGAGGGTCTCGTCGTGGACCTTCTTCTTCCCGTCCGTCTTCTCTTTAAGCGCGGCCATGGCGGCCTCGATCCGTGTTTTTTCGGTTTCCCGGAGGGCCTTCTCCGCGAGAAGCTCCTCCGCGGTCGGACCTGCCTTCTCCTCAAAGAGCTCGACCCTGGTCTCGAGCTCGTGGAGCCTTTCCCGCACGGTCCTCTGCTCCGTCTCAAGGGCGACCGCCTCCCGCTCGAGGCCGGCGATCTTCCTGTCCATCCCTTCCCGTCTCACGCGATATTCCCTCAGGCGGTTCTCACCCGCGAGGTGGGCTGCCTCCGCTTCCTTGAGGGAAGACAATTCTCGTTCGAGGGAAGCTATAATCTCTTTCAGCTCTTTTTCCGCCTTCACCCTTTCGCGGTAGCTCTTGAGATCTACCTTTTTCGATTCTTTTTCCCTCAGGATGAAGCCCCGGGAATCGACGCAGGCATGGTTATTGATGAAGACGCCCTGCTCGCCCTCTCCTATCCGGGAAAGGGCCTCCTCCACGGTCTCGACCCATTTCACTTCCATGGCGATATCGTTGTCCGTGCGGGTGAACATGCCCTGAGGGGGAAAGAAGATGTAATTGCCCTCGTGTTTCTCCACGATCCCGGCAACGGTCTTTACGTCCTTCTCATTGAGTACATAATATTCCATTTCTTTGAAGAAAAAGCGTTCGAGGGCCTTTTCCGCCCCCTCTTCGACGCGCACGAGGTCGATGAGCTTGCTCCGGTTCAGGGGGTTCTCCTCCTTTACGCCCTGGAGGCTCCTCATCTGGCGGATAAACTCCTCTTTCCCACGCCGCGCCCCTTTGAGCTGCTCGATCTTCCCCCGCTTCTCCTGGAGCGCGCGGGAGAGCCCGTCCCGCTCTTCGAGGGCCTTCTTTTCCTGTGCGTCGAAAGAAGTTTTTTCGGCACGCTCCTTCTCCAGAGCGGCCTTGAGGACCGTGTGCTTATCCGTGAGGCCCCGGAGCTTCTCTCGCAACCCCGCCAGCTCGACCTGCTTACGCTCCTCCCGCTTCCGGGCCTCTTCTTTTTTTCTCTCTATCTCGGCGAGGTTGTTCTTGATCTCCGTCAACCTGCTCATACAGACGAAGAGGGTGACCCGCTCCTCTTCCATATGCTTCTGCATTGCCTCGAGCTCCGCTTTCAGCTCCGCGACATGTGCCTTTATCCGGCCTTCCTCTTCTTCGCCCTTTCTGAGAAGGGCCTCTTCTTCCACCTTCTTCTCCTCAAGGGCCTTGCCTTCCTCGCCGAGGCGCAGGATCTTTTCCTCCAGCTCCGCCTGATGCCTTGCAAGGGCCGCTCGCTTGCCAAGGAGTCTCTTTTCCTCTTCTTTCAGGTAGTCGATCTCGAGGAGCCGGCTCTCCATATCCTTTTCCTGGCCCTTGATATCCACCTCGAGCTGGTGGATGGTCTGATCGACGAGGGCGAATTCCTTGTTCTTCGACTCCTGCTCTTCTTTGAGGGCAGCCGTCTCCTCGTCCTTCTTCTCTATCTCTTTCACGAGGTCAACTCCCCGCTCCTCGATCTTTCCTATCCGCTTCGCGAGCTTCCCGAACCCGTCGACGAGGATCCATTTCTCCGCCTCGCTCAAAGAGTCGGCGAGGACCTTGTATTCCTTCCAGCGCTCCCATTCCCTCTCTGCTTTTTCGAGGCTTTTCGCCACTTCCCGGGAGATGTCCTCGACCCGTTCCAGGTTGACTCCCACCTCTTCGAGGCGCACCATGGCCTCCCGCTTCTTCTCCTCGAACCGGGTGACGCCGCTCGTCTC is a genomic window containing:
- a CDS encoding AAA family ATPase; translated protein: MKLSRLELFGFKSFCNRTVFQFGEGITSIVGPNGCGKSNVVDAIIWALGERGTKTLRIKDMGDVIFHGSNGKKSMSVGEVAIEFRNIDQDTIIKRRIYRDGVNEYYLNGNQVRLKDIQDFFLGTGIGLNSYAIIEQGKIEYFIQMKPQERKIVIEETSGVTRFEEKKREAMVRLEEVGVNLERVEDISREVAKSLEKAEREWERWKEYKVLADSLSEAEKWILVDGFGKLAKRIGKIEERGVDLVKEIEKKDEETAALKEEQESKNKEFALVDQTIHQLEVDIKGQEKDMESRLLEIDYLKEEEKRLLGKRAALARHQAELEEKILRLGEEGKALEEKKVEEEALLRKGEEEEGRIKAHVAELKAELEAMQKHMEEERVTLFVCMSRLTEIKNNLAEIERKKEEARKREERKQVELAGLREKLRGLTDKHTVLKAALEKERAEKTSFDAQEKKALEERDGLSRALQEKRGKIEQLKGARRGKEEFIRQMRSLQGVKEENPLNRSKLIDLVRVEEGAEKALERFFFKEMEYYVLNEKDVKTVAGIVEKHEGNYIFFPPQGMFTRTDNDIAMEVKWVETVEEALSRIGEGEQGVFINNHACVDSRGFILREKESKKVDLKSYRERVKAEKELKEIIASLERELSSLKEAEAAHLAGENRLREYRVRREGMDRKIAGLEREAVALETEQRTVRERLHELETRVELFEEKAGPTAEELLAEKALRETEKTRIEAAMAALKEKTDGKKKVHDETLSRWHQATINLERKRNLIKTLADDRARKAALTANLSTEKAGAAGKMHAAEGRAAERAGKVEALEASYMELKGAVERQVQRYEELKTASGAIHMERRALEEKAEALSKEIARIRSRKEGIEKEILVLTEKRLVIEERLKEIYHIEDAATLAIPTGEDFENEREKLAGEIEAIGEVNFRAEKEYLELKERALFLAQQMEDLKNAADSLKKTITKIENLTREIFFETFETVNTAFKKFTETLFKGGKGYLHYNPDIGGIDMYVQPPGKKVARMEQLSGGEKALISLSFLLSLIDTKPSPFVLMDEIDAPLDDANLISLMEIIREMSAKTQIAFITHNRITMEASHTIYGVTMEEEGISKIISVKL